GGGCCGGCGGAGTCCTCAGGCGGAggcggggagggggagagggggaaggagggtTCGAGgcgctagggttcggtcgccctcGAGTCGAAATAGGTAGTAAAGTAGTGATTTTGGGCCCAATTCATATATTTTTTTAAATTGGAATTCTTATCCTAGCTCGGCCTACTCGCAAGATGTTAGCCTTCAACCTGATTACATAAAGCATAGTACTTCTGATCAATTTGAATATTCCATTCCCTATTTCCTTGAGCGCTTTCACCATTAACCCACCCTACGAGGGGCGACGCGAGAGCCGGGGGGTTTTGGGTCCGAACAGGTGCTTTCTCATACCATTTTTGATCTCGAGTGACCATTATGTCCAATTTCACTGGTTAAAGTTAAAGGGGTGACAAACTGGGAGATGGAAATGTGTACTTAATTCTTCTTCTTTTGATTGTACATACTTATATCTTTACGCTTGCTTCTCGTTCTCTGCAAGCCCAGATGCTACAAACAAACCCACCGAACGCGGTCATTTGCATTGATTCTCAGCAGAGCGCCGGTGGATCACATGCTGCATATTCTCGATCTCGATCTGAAAAGCGCTGGAGATCTGCTTCCTCTTGTCACTTACGTACGTGACATGCCTTCGAAGGCGGGAGACAAGTGTCTGCAACCAAACCCAACAACTTTGCTTACGTTTGAAACTAAATGCACCTTCAGACAAGCGTACACCAGGTACTACAAAGCCTGCAGCGTCGCGCTCGATCCACCCTCCCTGGCTCCCTCCCCACCGGCGACCGATCAAGCCCCAAGCCCAGATGGCGGAGACCGCCGCCGCGACTCCGCCTCCTGCTCCACCGCCAGCGACCCGCCCGGTACGAACACGATCCATTGCCAGCCTCTTGAGCAACAGTAGCCCAGCTTCCTTCCACGACGACTCTGACCCATTCTTGATCTGCAGAAGCTGTCGGGTGGACTGGAGCCGCTGGACGCGCGCATCAAGGTCAGGCCACTTCCACGGCGCATCATCCGCTTAGCCCTGCTTGCTCGGGTTTTAATGGCGATCGGCTGATTTTTGCGGTGGTTTGCAGGAGCTGACCTCGTCGCAGGGGGAGCTGCTGGCCAGGATCCAGAAGCTCAAACAGGTATCGTATACGGGCCGTTGGATCGCCCTTGTAACATGCATCCAAGGGCTCCTGTGAGCAGTTTGACTTTGACCTTGGACCCTGTGTTCCAGGACGTGCAGAAATGGCGCTCCGACGTTGAGGCGCAGGTCAAGACCTGCCACAACGTGAGTACCACTACTCCGTTACTACTTTTTAGTTCGCATATCAGGTTTGCTTGAAGTTAAACTTTTTAAATTTTGGCTAAATTTATGGAAAAACATATCTACATttacaataccaaatcaatataATTAGATTTTTATTGTGAAATATTGTACTTAgttggtattgtagatgttcatactTCTGAAACATATATTTGATTAAATTTTACAAAGATTGACTTAAGATAAACCTAATATGTGAAGTAAAAAGACACGGGCGGAGTAATACAGTTTCCGCGGCTCTCTGTTTACCCAGGCTGGGATGAATTACTTATGCTGACGGTTAAGTTACCTGTAGGAGCTTGTGGAGGTGAAGGAGGGCCTCGCTTCTGAAGTGCAGCACCTGAAATCCGTGTGTCCTCTTTCTGTCAAACTTTTTACTACTTTCTGGCTCTGTGTATCCTGTAAACATTTCAAGCTCACATTGTGTCATTTGTTGCTTCAAGGACATCAAGGAAATCAGGGCTGCTCTCCAGGAAGAGAAGGCAAGCTCAAAAACGGAGCAAGCCAGGAAGACACAAGACCAGGTACTCAAAACCGGTGATGAACAGACGGAGCAACAAACAGCGGTGCAAGCATGAAATTTGCGGCCCCTGATTCAAACAGAACTTGTGCTGGTGGATGTTCAACTTACTCCTGTGGACCACCCAGAAAAGTAGGTAAATACATAGTGGTACTACATTAGATCAGGAGGGGTAGATATGTATATGAACTTGCTTGCACATCGCGCTTGCTTGCCACATGCCAGTATACCAGCATCAGCAAACTGAAGTGCGTATGTTTCAAAACCCTGCAAGAGTGAAACATTATAAAATGGACAAGAATTGCTTATTTTGTAACAGTTCTATATACCATGTATTTTGAAAAGGTACTTGAATTAGAGAAATGGTTCCATAAATACTCTGAATCAAGTCCTTTTGTAGCCGATTTTACACACCCATTTTATTTCAGAGAAACTGAACGTATGGTATTACTAACATAAGAAGCTCACGGCGCTGCAATCCGCAGTGAGCACTAGGTAATACTGCAGTAGCATAATAAGTTAACCATGGAACTTCCAGAGAGAAGAACTTTTCGAATAGGTTAGTGTATAGTGTATAGACCAGATCTCCGCTCCTCGCCTCGTTTCTGCCATTTCTCAGTTGCACAATCCAGAATGGTGGTAGAACTTTAAATTGATTGCGGTTTGGCAAGAACAGAGAACGCAAATCTTTCAATACTGACTGTACTGTAGCCAAACCAGACCTGCAAGCATGAAGCTGTAAAATCAGAATCACAGGGTTCAAACCATGTGTATCATAGACGTGCCACTATAAGCAAACAGAAATTAATCATCGATTGCATGATTTAAGCCAACTGATAGTTTACGCTTTGGCTAATACTAGTTCAATGTGCATGACCAATGTCATGATGGCAGCAGCCTATTGGTGGTTACAGCTTCCCATGCCAACCTAATTGCCACCACATGCTGTGGTTACAagaaagcggtggatcaaaagttcaaaaaaaaaatcccgTGACATAAATTCATAGTTTGGTACATCTAGTTATCTACAATCAGGCCACTAAGCATATCAAGTTCACTACGGAAAGGAAACAGCTTTGCAAGACCAGCAGACCACAAATCTTTGGCCAACACTTCTGAAGATTCTACCATTCATGATTACCAAATCAACTAAGATAGTTATTACAGTTTAAAGAGGTTCTAACTTCGAATACCTGTCAAGAACTAACAGAAAGACCATAATAGTCATTACTGACATCCAAAGGCTCGGCTTGGCTAACCTCAAGTGAAAACATGAACTTCCGGAGTATGTCAATATAACTATATTAAAAAATACATGTATGCCAGAGGAAGAAACCAAAGCCAACATGTCCTAAATTTGAGAGTCAAAGCAAGTCAACGCATTAGAAGACAAGCATAAGGATGACAATTATCAAGACTGCCAAACTGAAGACTGGGCGGGCATTTATATGGTGTTGTTAGTATAATACTTGCTCACTTCAGCACATCATGTCTGGACCCTCAGTTTGAAGGTTTATCAACTAATTCAGTTTCAAAAATGAACTTACTATAACTTTTAACCTATTCAGCAAATAATCTGATCCAGGTGCCAAATATCCAAATTCAATGCACCAGAAGTAAGACAAAAACAATTAACATTGACATGCTCCAAAATAGGCAAGCCCCTCATCTCATAACAATTAATCATTCAGTACATCCAAAGGCCTGAAACCCTGAACAAAATAATACGACAGTAGGTTTCTATCCATTCAGATGTTCCAGTCAACACGGTAAAACCAAGCCTTTGGCCCTCACCTTACAAGATGTCCTCCTCCACGCTCCTCCATGTGGAGGTGCTCGGCGGCATCGAACTGGTACAGCACCAAATCAATGTTGTGCCAGTCTTTCTGCGGTCCTGCCTCGAACTGGTAGCGACTCCGGATCCCTGTAGCACATCAGCCCTGGGCATGGCAATGGCGCTACCAGCCTTAGTGTTCATGGTGATTCATGTGAGAGAGGATTCGGTCAATTCCCTTACGGTATCATCTGTTAAGAACAATAAGCCTGACAAACCTTACATTCCTCATGGGATTTCATGTTTTCTTTTATCTGTATGGAGGCTTCCAACAAGCATAGAATATAGAGTATCATCTGGAGTCAATCCAGCTGCCAACATATTGTCATACAACTGAAAGGCCTCCTCTGATCTGCCTTCCTTTGCTAGACCTGATATCAGAGCTGTGTATGCCACAACGTTAGGTTTGGCACCCCTCAGCTTCATCTCTTCAAACAACCGCAGTGCCACATCCACCTTCCCATTGACACAGTGCCCATGAACTATTGCTGCGTAAGTGTATACATCTGGAACAAGCCCTTTCTTCTCCATCTCCTTTTTGAACCGCTCGGCTTCACGTATGCTCCCATTCTTGATGTACCCGTCAATCATGACATTGTAGGTTACGACACTCGGTCTTGACCCCTTACCTTCCATATCTCGGAACAGCCTTCTTGCCTCTACCATGTCACCCTCCTTGGAATGGATGCTGATCAACGTGGTGTAGCTGACATAGTTTGACTCAACTCCATTCTCGGTCATGATATGCAGTAGCTTCTTGGCCTCTTCCATTCTATTCACCCTGCAGAGCCCACACGCAAGCGTGTTGTATGTATAGACATCCAACTGGATGTCCATCCTCTCCATGACTGCCTTAATTTCCAGGGCCTTGTCCACCATGCCATGGCGACAATACCCATCAATCATCGTATTGAAAACGATTTGGTTATGTCTTACTCCTCTCACCTGCATATCCTTCAGCAACATCTCAGCAGCCTCCATCTGCCCAATCTTGCAGAACCCATTGATCAATGCTCCATAAGTACGCTCATTCGGCTCGATGCCATTGCCAACGCATTCGTCGAACACCTCAGACGCCCTCCGCACATTCCCAGCCCGACAATACGCATTGATGACCGCACTGTAGAAGTAGACATCGCCTGCGACATTCTTCCTCTTCATCTCATCAAACACGGACTCAACCTTGCTGATATCGCCAGCCATCGACAAACCATCGACAAGGATCGTATACGTCCCGACAGTCGGCTCCACGCCTCCACTCTCCATCTCCTTC
The window above is part of the Triticum aestivum cultivar Chinese Spring chromosome 2A, IWGSC CS RefSeq v2.1, whole genome shotgun sequence genome. Proteins encoded here:
- the LOC123187553 gene encoding actin cytoskeleton-regulatory complex protein pan1; amino-acid sequence: MAETAAATPPPAPPPATRPKLSGGLEPLDARIKELTSSQGELLARIQKLKQDVQKWRSDVEAQVKTCHNELVEVKEGLASEVQHLKSDIKEIRAALQEEKASSKTEQARKTQDQVLKTGDEQTEQQTAVQA
- the LOC123187552 gene encoding pentatricopeptide repeat-containing protein At2g32630 — protein: MASVPEARPAPLAAFASLLAARRFGAAKSMLPSLLTPTLLAVPFADLAAGSLPRAAPRHAVAAFHDMLFRAYADAGVPERAAEALDLTVSRLGSLDPRSLTSSLLSLRRTGHLLPAAELLRKALASCPGSITPLSASVVVDGFCKAGRMDDARRLLDEMPSHGVKLNACCYNSLLDTYTRQKNDGRVAEVLKEMESGGVEPTVGTYTILVDGLSMAGDISKVESVFDEMKRKNVAGDVYFYSAVINAYCRAGNVRRASEVFDECVGNGIEPNERTYGALINGFCKIGQMEAAEMLLKDMQVRGVRHNQIVFNTMIDGYCRHGMVDKALEIKAVMERMDIQLDVYTYNTLACGLCRVNRMEEAKKLLHIMTENGVESNYVSYTTLISIHSKEGDMVEARRLFRDMEGKGSRPSVVTYNVMIDGYIKNGSIREAERFKKEMEKKGLVPDVYTYAAIVHGHCVNGKVDVALRLFEEMKLRGAKPNVVAYTALISGLAKEGRSEEAFQLYDNMLAAGLTPDDTLYSMLVGSLHTDKRKHEIP